The following proteins come from a genomic window of Hydractinia symbiolongicarpus strain clone_291-10 chromosome 2, HSymV2.1, whole genome shotgun sequence:
- the LOC130630252 gene encoding calcineurin B homologous protein 1-like, whose product MGSKCSTIQLDESDIEEIQKETGFSPSQIKRLYSRFSNLDKDNNAFLSRNDLLRIPELAINPLGRRIIDSFFVSTEDEGINFSQFVGVLSRFRRCEEKTQCQLNTRENKLKYAFKMYDIDNTGMISKQNIEHMLTLMVGSNKSSEQLTAIADRTMQEADEDKDGYLSYEEFSKAMDKVDFQSKMSIRFLA is encoded by the exons ATGGGTTCAAAATGCTCGACAATTCAGCTAGACGAATCAGATATCGAGGAAATACAAAAAGAAACTGGCT ttTCACCAAGTCAAATCAAACGTTTGTATAGTAGATTTTCCAATCTGGATAAAGACAACAACGCCTTTCTCAG tcgAAATGACCTACTTAGAATTCCAGAGTTAGCAATAAACCCCCTGGGGAGAAGAATAATTGACTCTTTTTTTGT TTCAACAGAAGATGAAGGAATAAACTTCAGTCAATTTGTAGGAGTTCTTTCACGCTTCAGAAGATGTGAGGAAAAGACACAGTGTCAACTCAACACAcgtgaaaacaaattaaaat ATGCATTCAAAATGTATGATATCGACAATACTGGTATGATTTCCAAACAAAACATAGAACAT ATGTTAACTCTCATGGTTGGTTCGAATAAATCCAGTGAACAGTTAACTGCGATAGCTGATCGTACAATGCAAGAAGCAGACGAAGACAAGGATGGATACCTCTCTTATGAAGAGTTCAGTAAG GCTATGGATAAAGTTGACTTCCAATCAAAGATGAGCATACGTTTCTTAGCATGA